From a single Streptomyces sp. NBC_00377 genomic region:
- a CDS encoding oxidoreductase, which yields MRENAKVWLVTGASSGFGRAVAEAAVAAGDTVIGAARRTGALDDLVAAHPDRVEAIALDVTDGERIDAVAADVLARYGRVDVLVNNAGRTQVGAFEETTDRELRDLFELHVFGPARLTRALLPHMRERGSGSIVNISSFGGQLSFAGFSAYSATKAALEQLSEGLADEVSPFGVKVLIVEPGAFRTNLFGKGAAYFSEENPAYAEKVGATRRLVQGGDGSQPGDPAKAAAAILLALEAERTPLRLALGGDAVDFLTGHLDSVRDELVAWEKVSRGTDFDAE from the coding sequence ATGCGCGAGAACGCCAAGGTATGGCTGGTCACCGGCGCGAGCAGCGGCTTCGGGCGGGCCGTCGCGGAGGCCGCGGTCGCCGCCGGCGACACGGTGATCGGCGCGGCCCGGCGGACCGGGGCGCTGGACGACCTGGTGGCCGCCCACCCGGACCGGGTGGAGGCGATCGCCCTCGACGTCACCGACGGCGAGCGGATCGACGCCGTGGCCGCGGACGTCCTGGCCCGCTACGGCCGGGTGGACGTGCTGGTGAACAACGCGGGCCGCACCCAGGTCGGGGCCTTCGAGGAGACCACCGACCGGGAGCTGCGCGACCTGTTCGAGCTGCATGTGTTCGGCCCCGCGCGGCTGACCCGGGCGCTGCTGCCTCACATGAGGGAGCGGGGCAGCGGATCGATCGTCAACATCAGCAGCTTCGGCGGCCAGTTGTCCTTCGCCGGGTTCTCCGCCTACAGCGCGACCAAGGCGGCTCTGGAGCAGCTGTCGGAGGGCCTGGCCGACGAGGTGTCTCCCTTCGGCGTCAAGGTGCTGATCGTGGAGCCGGGCGCGTTCCGCACCAACCTGTTCGGCAAGGGTGCGGCGTACTTCTCCGAGGAGAACCCGGCGTACGCGGAGAAGGTCGGGGCGACCCGGCGGCTGGTGCAGGGCGGTGACGGCAGCCAGCCCGGCGATCCGGCCAAGGCCGCCGCGGCGATCCTGCTGGCCCTCGAAGCCGAGAGGACCCCGCTCCGGCTCGCCCTCGGCGGCGACGCCGTCGACTTCCTGACCGGACACCTGGACTCCGTGCGCGACGAGCTCGTCGCCTGGGAGAAGGTCTCCCGGGGGACGGACTTCGACGCCGAGTGA